In the genome of Drosophila yakuba strain Tai18E2 chromosome 3R, Prin_Dyak_Tai18E2_2.1, whole genome shotgun sequence, one region contains:
- the LOC6537514 gene encoding uncharacterized protein DDB_G0287625 isoform X3 has translation MKKIQERGQVEISQKIRIEERKLMIAQRKLESIRTLEKLFERIQLKQKDKNRRAKQDEDKDIQRGRLVEKYKAATEKLICDQRKIVQEIKSNTPLIGLLKSKSKKITAPVDASSEDEAAASKRHKMGNGVTESAAPGDVNSALNPLKAVAAMAAGVVPGAGGYTAEAASEWMQSLSMFGYGLPGVFSGPLYRPPAPFPVSSNYRGFAPRPRGRGRGRGIGIRGSRSGYDSYYNSKHDRYENEGDNGYYHKSSRGRNRSRSSSSYSRSRSRSRGRRIVCRSRRSKSRSRSHYRKSSYSSRSRRSHSRSSRSRSKTPPQRKNRKLASTRRSRSSSYSRSRSRSHSCRRSSSRRDHRSRHRSSRSRSISRSRSHTPKEVILEADKLVASAEKIQRHIEQHTKDRMRVEEREIKENFKHPRTNSNHLAADPQEEANERRDSISNRSSRRNSLTA, from the exons atgaAAAAGATCCAGGAGCGCGGCCAAGTGGAAATCTCGCAAAAGATTCGCATCGAGGAGCGCAAGCTGATGATAGCGCAACGCAAGCTGGAGAGCATACGGACTCTTGAAAAACTATTCGAGCGAATACAG CTGAAACAAAAGGATAAAAACCGGCGAGCCAAACAAGATGAAGATAAGGACATCCAACGTGGTCGTCTGGTCGAAAAGTACAAGGCTGCCACTGAGAAACTTATTTGTGATCAGCGTAAAATCGTACAGGAAATTAAAAGCAATACTCCTCTTATTGGGCTTCTAAAGAGCAAGTCTAAAAAAATCACGGCGCCCGTAGACGCCAGCAGCGAAGACGAAGCGGCGGCCAGTAAGCGGCACAAAATGGGCAACGGAGTAACGGAATCCGCAGCACCAGGCGATGTTAACTCCGCACTGAACCCTTTGAAAGCGGTGGCCGCAATGGCTGCTGGCGTTGttccaggagcaggaggcTACACTGCTGAGGCTGCCAGCGAATGGATGCAGTCTCTTTCGATGTTCGGATACGGCCTACCAGGTGTATTTTCTGGACCGCTTTATCGGCCGCCTGCCCCGTTTCCAGTTTCAAGCAATTATCGTGGATTTGCTCCGAGACCTCGCGGTCGTGGAAGAGGGCGTGGCATCGGGATAAGAGGAAGTCGTTCCGGATATGACTCCTATTACAACTCGAAGCACGATCGCTACGAAAACGAAGGCGACAATGGCTACTACCACAAGTCTTCACGGGGGAG AAATAGGTCGCGTTCTTCATCTTCGTATTCAAGGAGCCGAAGCCGCTCCCGTGGACGCCG tattGTTTGTCGTTCCAGACGCTCGAAATCACGCAGTCGCTCCCACTACCGAAAGTCATCTTACTCATCAAGATCCAG GCGCAGTCACAGCAGATCCTCccgcagccgcagcaaaaCGCCGCCACAGCGCAAAAATCGAAAGCTGGCATCCACACGCCGATCTCGTTCCAGCAGCTATTCCCGGTCGCGATCACGCTCACACTCCTGCAGGCGATCTAGTTCCCGCCGGGATCACCGGAGCCGACATCGtagcagtcgcagtcgcagtaTCAGCAGAAGCCGCAGTCATACGCCAAAAGAAGTGATACTAGAAGCTGACAAGTTGGTGGCCTCTGCCGAAAAAATACAGCGCCACATCGAACAACACACCAAGGATAGAATGCGCGTGGAGGAACGTGAAATCAAGGAGAACTTCAAACACCCCCGTACCAACAGCAACCACTTAGCCGCCGACCCGCAAGAGGAGGCCAACGAAAGACGTGACAGTATCAGTAACCGCAGCAGTCGCCGCAATTCACTGACTGCCTGA
- the LOC6537513 gene encoding pre-mRNA 3' end processing protein WDR33, whose amino-acid sequence MDVSQPPPQLLTAPSALATNFTSLPPPNMGGQHYRFHQHHGSNKHGYNQFKPFMPGGFQRPFGMSQDDFDGKRLRKSVMRKTVDYNASIIKALENRLYQRDYRDRLALQPDSIYVPHMVPPSAYLDNPSNAVTTRFVKTATNKMRCPIFTLAWTPEGRRLVTGASSGEFTLWNGLTFNFETILQAHDISVRTMVWSHNDSWMVTGDHGGYVKYWQSNMNNVKMYQAHKEAIRGISFSPTDSKFVSGSDDGTLRIWDFMRCQEERVLRGHGADVKCVHWHPQKGMIVSGSKDNQQPIKIWDPKSGIALATLHAHKSTVMDLKWNDNGNWLVTASRDHLLKLFDIRNLREEVQVFRGHKKEASSVSWHPIHEGLFCSGGSDGSILFWNVGTDKEIGCVETAHDSIVWTLAWHPLGHILCSGSNDHTIKFWTRNRPGDLMRDKYNLNTLPASLAALDECEYDDAIIPGMGPEDRVEFTESLTADKGFIPGLDLDPTKAINDRDREKKVPYSKPIPRNFQVNWAGPRRADDPSVLSIHEELAAREAKDTTSGLNHQQISENTMEGILASGMLNGLDPQTIVGVLVYNRFIRVHPDSRLMAAIRQGAEFLNKYIDAGKLEELNDVVPVRDRSRSVSPTVEARGEVVSPPTKKSRFEPRQHNAQLVCVRELMQLKKPFLQSLVASKAQQPNTEFVDEPPLEQRDRERERDGERESQRERGRERERDQSGGRPNPWASNAPWSNNGNPGGNGNGSNGFSNSGADGFNDRERGGQRRRRGNNNNAGPGNGGGGGGSNRNRGRNNNNRRY is encoded by the exons ATGGACGTATCCCAGCCGCCACCGCAGCTGCTCACGGCACCCTCTGCCCTGGCCACCAACTTTACATCGCTGCCCCCGCCAAACATGGGCGGCCAGCACTATCGGTTCCATCAGCACCATGGGTCCAACAAGCACGGATACAACCAATTCAAACCCTTCATGCCCGGCGGCTTCCAGCGGCCTTTCGGAATGTCCCAGGACGACTTCGACGGCAAGCGGCTGCGGAAAAGTGTAATGCGAAAGACGGTGGACTACAACGCGTCTATCATCAAGGCGCTGGAG AACCGATTATACCAGCGTGATTATCGGGACCGCCTGGCCTTACAGCCGGACAGCATTTATGTGCCCCATATGGTGCCGCCCTCAGCTTACTTGGACAATCCCTCAAACGCAGTGACCACAAGGTTCGTAAAGACGGCTACAAATAAGATGCGATGCCCGATTTTTACACTGGCCTGGACGCCGGAGGGTAGACGCTTAGTTACCGGGGCCAGTTCCGGCGAGTTTACGTTATGGAACGGCCTAACCTTCAATTTCGAGACCATTCTGCAG GCCCACGACATTTCTGTGCGCACGATGGTGTGGTCGCACAACGACAGCTGGATGGTGACCGGCGACCATGGCGGCTATGTTAAGTACTGGCAGTCCAACATGAACAACGTGAAGATGTACCAGGCGCACAAGGAGGCGATTAGGGGAATAAG TTTCAGTCCTACCGACAGCAAGTTTGTCAGCGGCAGCGACGACGGGACCCTGAGGATATGGGACTTCATGCGGTGTCAGGAGGAGCGAGTGCTACGAG GCCACGGAGCTGACGTCAAGTGCGTGCACTGGCATCCACAAAAGGGAATGATCGTCAGCGGAAGTAAGGACAACCAGCAGCCCATCAAAATTTGGGATCCAAAGAGCGGCATTGCCCTCGCTACTTT ACACGCCCACAAATCCACCGTAATGGATCTGAAATGGAACGACAATGGCAACTGGCTGGTCACCGCATCCAGAGATCATCTGCTCAAGCTCTTCGACATTCGCAACCTGCGGGAGGAGGTTCAGGTCTTCCGTGGTCACAAGAAGGAGGCCAGCTCAGTATCCTGGCATCCCATACACGAGGGCCTCTTTTGCTCTGGCGGCTCCGATGGTTCCATTTTGTTTTGGAATGTTGG TACCGATAAGGAGATCGGCTGTGTGGAGACGGCACATGACAGCATTGTTTGGACTCTTGCCTGGCATCCGCTGGGTCACATTCTGTGCTCTGGCTCCAATGATCATACGATCAAATTCTGGACGAGGAACAGACCGGGAGATCTAATGAGAGACAAATACAATCTAAACACATTGCCTGCTAGCCTGGCTGCCCTGGACGAGTGTGAATACG ATGATGCAATTATACCGGGAATGGGACCCGAGGACCGGGTGGAGTTTACTGAAAGTTTAACTGCCGACAAAGGCTTTATTCCCGGCTTGGATTTGGATCCTACCAAAGCAATAAATGACCGCGACCGGGAAAAAAAGGTCCCGTACAGCAAGCCCATTCCCCGCAACTTCCAGGTGAACTGGGCAGGTCCCAGGAGAGCGGACGATCCCAGCGTGCTCAGCATTCACGAGGAGCTGGCCGCCCGCGAGGCCAAGGACACCACTAGCGGACTGAACCACCAGCAAATCAGCGAGAACACAATGGAGGGCATCTTGGCCAGCGGCATGCTTAACGGCCTCGATCCCCAAACCATTGTCGGGGTCCTCGTGTACAACCGGTTCATTCGTGTGCACCCGGACTCTCGACTAATGGCAGCTATCCGTCAGGGAGCTGAGTTTCTCAACAAGTACATCGACGCTGGAAAGCTGGAGGAGCTAAATGATGTAGTTCCAGTGAGAGATAGGTCCAGATCTGTATCCCCCACAGTGGAGGCACGTGGGGAGGTTGTTTCCCCGCCCACCAAGAAGTCCCGCTTCGAACCACGTCAGCATAACGCCCAGTTGGTGTGCGTTCGAGAATTAATGCAACTGAAAAAGCCCTTCCTACAGTCACTAGTCGCATCGAAAGCACAGCAACCCAACACGGAGTTTGTGGACGAACCGCCGCTAGAGCAAAGGGATAGGGAGCGGGAACGAGACGGAGAGCGCGAAAGTCAGCGGGAGCGCGGTCGTGAACGGGAGAGAGACCAATCAGGGGGCAGGCCCAATCCCTGGGCTTCAAATGCCCCGTGGTCAAACAATGGCAATCCTGgaggcaatggcaatggatCCAATGGCTTTAGCAACAGTGGCGCGGATGGTTTCAACGATCGGGAACGAGGTGGCCAACGTCGTCGGcggggcaacaacaacaacgccgGTCCTGGGAacggcggcggaggcggtgggAGCAACCGAAATCGCGgtcgcaacaacaacaacaggcgTTACTAA